The following coding sequences lie in one Miscanthus floridulus cultivar M001 chromosome 9, ASM1932011v1, whole genome shotgun sequence genomic window:
- the LOC136479887 gene encoding uncharacterized protein produces MDGGSGLNIMYTKTLDAMGIDRARIRPTRAPFHGIMPGKQAIPISRLTYPSPSGIHPTIGQRPSPLRYLGSPVYHAILEQPCYAKFMAIPNYTFLKLKMSGPHGVITIGSSFERAYECEVESCELTSATLASEELAAIGKDITKGAPDAKQVAKTFEPMENVKEVLVDLDNSTNKMVCIGTSLSPK; encoded by the coding sequence atggatggaggcagtggcctcaacatcatgtacaccaagacGCTCGACGCTATGGGCATTGATCGAGCGCGCATCCGACCAACcagggcgcctttccatggcatcatgccgggAAAGCAGGCCATACCAATCAGCAGATTGAcctacccatcaccttcaggaatccatccaactataggacagagaccctcacctttgaggtactTGGGTTCCCCTGTCTACCATGCCATTTTGGAGcaaccatgttacgcgaagttcatggccatccccaactacaccttcctcaagctcaagatgtcgggcccacatggggtcatcaccatcggctctTCTTTCGAGagggcctatgagtgcgaggttgagAGCTGCGAGCTCACTTCAGCGACCCTCGCTTCTGAGGAGCTAGCAGCCATCGGGAAGGACATCACCAAAGGAGCGCCCGATGCGAAGCAGGTGGCCAAAACCTTTGAGCCTATGGAGAACGTCAAGGAGGTCCTTGTCGACCTCGACAACTCTACCAACAAGATGGTGTGCATCGGCACCTCCCTCTCCCCCAAGTAG
- the LOC136481914 gene encoding protein LAZY 1-like, with protein sequence MKLLGWMHRKLRQNSNDVFKEFNNGGGGTCNCITGLASPDPATFLASANEYFAGDHDFTNNHSSPPDADLFTFRGSGLLTIGTLGIAAVAVPANADNDDYDVDVDVDADSDSDDNDDTADEGDKVDSAVTPTFTYTATAPPPPESAAVVEKAAVAVVESIAEKDDDTTTEDDLMVVSAELEKVLGGRNSGAAGDLVASARVSFAMGGVDCPLQGFLFGSPVSDAESRLEQPRDSNSGLRTSLGELFMRTRFADEKVALVAVEEGEDGGGDGAAGGEKDDGKPGKGGCFHKTMKKRRVKDEKVPGGDGAPASAAVTKSKFQKILQIFHRKVYPESAALVRNLTKKSRRRGSGADEPAEPASSKLRCRKEQRAPVFSCCANRASFGGAASPIYHHDDDEEELNGSKSGHWIKTDAEYLVLEL encoded by the exons ATGAAG CTCCTCGGTTGGATGCACCGAAAGTTACGACAGAATAGTAATGATGTGTTCAAAGAGTTCAACAACGGTGGAG GTGGGACCTGCAACTGCATCACCGGGCTGGCCTCACCAGACCCGGCCACCTTCCTCGCCTCTGCCAACGAATACTTCGCCGGCGACCACGACTTCACCAACAATCACTCATCGCCGCCGGACGCCGACCTCTTCACCTTTCGCGGCAGCGGGCTCCTCACCATTGGCACTCTAGGCATCGCCGCTGTCGCGGTCCCAGCAAACGCCGACAACGATGATTACGATGTCGACGTCGACGTCGATGCAGACTCCGACTCTGACGACAACGACGACACCGCGGATGAGGGAGACAAGGTCGACAGCGCCGTGACTCCCACATTCACATACACAGCCACAGCGCCGCCTCCGCCAGAGTCCGCGGCGGTCGTCGAGAAGGCTGCAGTCGCCGTGGTCGAGTCCATTGCCGAGAAGGACGACGACACCACCACGGAGGACGACCTGATGGTAGTGAGTGCGGAGCTGGAGAAGGTCCTCGGTGGCCGCAACAGCGGCGCCGCCGGCGATCTGGTGGCGTCGGCGCGGGTGAGCTTCGCCATGGGCGGCGTGGACTGCCCGCTGCAGGGCTTCCTGTTCGGCTCCCCCGTGAGCGACGCCGAGTCGCGCCTAGAGCAGCCGCGGGATAGCAACAGCGGCCTGCGCACCTCGCTCGGCGAGCTGTTCATGCGCACGCGCTTCGCCGACGAGAAGGTGGCGCTCGTCGCCGTCGAGGAGGGCGAGGACGGCGGTGGGGATGGAGCTGCCGGTGGAGAAAAGGACGACGGGAAACCAGGGAAAGGCGGCTGCTTCCACaagacaatgaagaagaggagggtgAAGGATGAGAAAGTCCCCGGCGGTGATGGAGCGCCGGCGAGTGCAGCGGTGACCAAGAGTAAGTTTCAGAAG ATCCTCCAAATCTTCCACAGGAAAGTGTACCCTGAGAGCGCGGCCCTGGTCCGGAACCTGACCAAGAAGAGCCGCAGGCGCGGCAGCGGCGCCGACGAACCCGCCGAGCCGGCGTCGTCCAAGCTCCGGTGCCGCAAGGAGCAGCGCGCGCCTGTGTTCAGCTGCTGCGCCAACCGCGCCTCCTTCGGTGGCGCCGCTTCTCCCATCTACcaccacgacgacgacgaggaggagctcAACGGCAGCAAGAGCGGCCACTGGATCAAGACCGACGCTGAAT ACTTGGTGCTGGAGTTATAG